A single Pedobacter sp. PACM 27299 DNA region contains:
- a CDS encoding HYC_CC_PP family protein, with amino-acid sequence MKKTLLTIIAMFYLGISSGSTLHFHYCMGELVSWGLEKQSSELCELCGMPKTQSKGKSCCQDQQQETKLDQSQTASQHVFQFHPPFQAIIPVVFFLDYAVEVPVKITREALSNAPPDGLKVPVFLKNCTYRI; translated from the coding sequence ATGAAGAAAACACTCCTTACCATTATTGCAATGTTCTACCTGGGAATTTCCAGTGGATCAACGCTGCACTTCCATTATTGCATGGGAGAGCTGGTAAGCTGGGGTTTGGAGAAACAAAGTAGCGAGCTTTGTGAGCTTTGCGGAATGCCTAAGACCCAATCGAAAGGCAAATCCTGCTGTCAGGATCAGCAGCAGGAAACAAAACTAGACCAGAGCCAAACGGCCAGTCAACATGTTTTCCAGTTTCATCCACCATTTCAGGCGATTATTCCAGTTGTTTTTTTCCTGGATTATGCCGTAGAAGTTCCAGTAAAAATCACCAGAGAAGCATTAAGTAATGCACCTCCTGATGGGCTGAAAGTGCCTGTCTTCCTGAAAAACTGTACCTACAGAATATAA